A window from Sebastes fasciatus isolate fSebFas1 chromosome 22, fSebFas1.pri, whole genome shotgun sequence encodes these proteins:
- the ache gene encoding acetylcholinesterase, with protein MQTSVLLLLSPILLLSLLIPTCSSQSEADLIVQTRAGRVRGIRMPMPDRSQVTAFLGIPFGEAPVGKRRFRRAEAKRPWTGVFEANDYPNACYQFVDTSYPGFQGSEMWNPNRDMSEDCLYLNVWVPSSPRPHNLTVMVWIYGGGFYSGSSSLDVYDGRYLAHSETVIVVSMNYRIGAFGFLALHGSSEAPGNVGLLDQRMALQWVQDNIHFFGGNPKQVTIFGESAGGASVGFHLLSPDSRPTFTRAILQSGVPNCPWASVSPAEARRRATLLGKLVGCNGGNDTELVDCLRGKTAQELIDQEWQVLPWSALFRFSFVPVVDGEVLPDTPEAMLSSGNFKDTQILLGVNQDEGSYFLLYGAPGFSKDNDSLISREDFLEGVKLSVPHANDIGLEAVVLQYTDWMDENNGAKNRDAMDDIVGDHNVICPLAHFARSYAQHNALKANMGGMMNSGGNSQGGVYLYLFDHRASNLAWPEWMGVIHGYEIEFVFGLPLVKRLNYTSEEEKLSQRMMKYWANFARTGNPNVNHDGLVDTKKRWPLFTVSEQKHVGLNTEQLKVHKGLRNQMCAFWNRFLPRLLNITDNIDEAERQWKVEFHRWSSYMMHWKSQFDHYSKQERCTDL; from the exons ATGCAGACCTccgtccttctcctcctctccccgatcctcctcctgtctctcctcatCCCCACCTGCTCCTCCCAGAGCGAGGCGGACCTCATCGTTCAGACGCGTGCCGGTCGAGTCCGAGGCATCCGCATGCCGATGCCGGACCGAAGCCAGGTCACCGCCTTCCTGGGCATCCCCTTCGGCGAGGCACCGGTAGGGAAGCGGCGTTTCCGTCGCGCCGAGGCCAAGCGCCCGTGGACGGGGGTGTTCGAGGCCAACGATTATCCCAACGCCTGCTACCAGTTCGTGGACACGTCGTACCCGGGCTTCCAAGGCAGCGAGATGTGGAACCCCAACAGAGACATGAGCGAGGACTGCCTGTACCTCAATGTCTGGGTGCCCTCCTCGCCCAGACCGCACAACCTCACCGTCATGGTGTGGATCTACGGCGGAG GGTTCTACAGTGGTTCCTCTTCTCTGGACGTGTATGATGGCCGTTACCTCGCTCACAGCGAGACGGTCATCGTGGTCTCCATGAACTACCGGATCGGTGCCTTCGGCTTCCTCGCTCTGCACGGCTCCTCCGAGGCTCCCGGCAACGTGGGTCTGCTGGACCAGAGGATGGCGCTGCAGTGGGTTCAAGACAACATCCATTTCTTCGGTGGAAACCCCAAACAG GTGACTATCTTTGGTGAGAGCGCCGGCGGTGCTTCGGTAGGATTCCACCTGTTGTCTCCAGACAGCCGGCCTACCTTCACCAGGGCCATCCTGCAGAGCGGCGTTCCCAACTGTCCCTGGGCCTCGGTCAGCCCCGCTGAGGCCCGCAGACGGGCCACGCTGCTGGGTAAACTGGTTGGCTGCAACGGAGGCAACGACACCGAGCTGGTGGACTGTCTGCGCGGTAAAACCGCACAGGAGCTCATCGACCAGGAGTGGCAG GTCCTGCCGTGGTCAGCCCTCTTCCGGTTCTCATTCGTCCCCGTCGTGGATGGCGAGGTTCTGCCCGACACTCCCGAGGCCATGCTCAGCTCGGGCAACTTTAAAGACACTCAGATCCTGCTCGGGGTCAACCAGGACGAGGGCTCCTACTTCCTGCTGTACGGAGCTCCGGGCTTCAGCAAGGACAACGACAGCCTCATCTCCAGAGAGGACTTCCTGGAAG GCGTCAAGCTGAGCGTACCGCACGCTAACGATATCGGCCTGGAGGCGGTGGTGCTGCAGTACACCGACTGGATGGATGAGAACAACGGAGCGAAGAACCGCGACGCCATGGACGACATCGTGGGCGACCATAACGTCATCTGCCCGCTGGCCCACTTTGCTCGCTCCTACGCCCAACACAACGCCCTCAAGGCTAACATGGGTGGGATGATGAACAGCGGAGGGAACTCACAAG GAGGAGTCTACCTCTACCTGTTCGACCACCGAGCGTCCAACCTGGCCTGGCCGGAGTGGATGGGTGTGATCCACGGCTACGAGATCGAGTTCGTCTTCGGCCTGCCGCTGGTGAAGAGACTCAACTACAcctcagaggaggagaaactgAGCCAACGCATGATGAAATACTGGGCCAACTTTGCACGAACTGG aaaTCCCAATGTGAACCATGACGGGCTGGTAGACACCAAGAAGCGCTGGCCTCTGTTCACAGTCAGCGAGCAGAAACACGTCGGACTCAACACGGAACAACTGAAGGTCCACAAAGGTCTGAGGAACCAGATGTGCGCTTTCTGGAACCGCTTCCTGCCACGCCTCCTCAACATCACTG ACAACATAGACGAGGCAGAGCGTCAGTGGAAGGTGGAGTTCCACCGCTGGTCCTCCTACATGATGCACTGGAAGAGCCAGTTTGACCACTACAGCAAGCAGGAGCGCTGCACTGACCTCTAA